A genome region from Vibrio tapetis subsp. tapetis includes the following:
- the zur gene encoding zinc uptake transcriptional repressor Zur has translation MSNLKQSLVEQVEGICQSRGVRLTTQRKRVFELICESKCASTAYELLDQLKVSEPQAKPPTVYRALDFLLEQGFIHRVESTNSFISCCSCGVNKHFSHLMICDQCGDVIELQDENLIALLAKNIEKQGFHLSNHVIETHGTCKTCFSTTTDK, from the coding sequence GTGAGCAATTTGAAGCAGTCGTTAGTTGAACAAGTGGAAGGCATTTGTCAGAGCCGTGGAGTTAGACTTACAACACAAAGAAAGCGAGTTTTCGAACTCATTTGTGAAAGTAAATGCGCCTCCACTGCTTATGAACTGCTAGACCAATTAAAGGTAAGTGAGCCGCAAGCTAAACCTCCTACGGTTTATCGGGCGTTAGATTTCTTATTGGAACAAGGTTTTATTCATCGAGTAGAATCTACGAATAGTTTTATTTCGTGCTGTTCCTGTGGTGTTAATAAGCACTTTTCGCATCTAATGATATGTGACCAATGCGGTGACGTTATCGAGCTTCAAGATGAAAACTTGATTGCTCTACTTGCGAAAAACATTGAAAAGCAAGGCTTTCATTTAAGCAACCACGTCATTGAAACACATGGAACGTGTAAAACTTGCTTCTCTACTACAACGGATAAATAG
- a CDS encoding chemotaxis protein CheX — translation MRAEFVNPFLASLMNVLKTMASLELKPQKPRVKKDEIARGDVSGLIGMVGDQSRGSMSITFDESLALEIMQNMLGERPNGLNEEVTDMVGEITNMVTGGAKRILSESGFDFDMATPIVVSGKGHTIRHKCEGAIIIMPFTSEWGNAFIEICFE, via the coding sequence ATGCGCGCTGAATTTGTAAACCCGTTTTTAGCTTCTTTAATGAATGTCCTAAAAACCATGGCTTCTCTGGAGCTTAAACCACAGAAACCTCGAGTGAAGAAAGATGAAATCGCTCGCGGTGATGTTTCAGGCTTAATCGGTATGGTTGGTGATCAATCCCGAGGTTCAATGTCGATTACTTTTGACGAATCTTTGGCGCTTGAGATCATGCAGAATATGTTAGGTGAACGTCCTAACGGCCTTAATGAAGAAGTAACCGATATGGTTGGTGAGATCACTAACATGGTTACTGGTGGTGCGAAACGCATCCTGTCCGAAAGTGGTTTCGACTTTGACATGGCAACACCGATTGTTGTATCAGGTAAAGGCCACACCATTCGTCACAAATGTGAAGGCGCTATCATCATCATGCCATTCACATCTGAATGGGGTAACGCATTTATCGAGATTTGCTTTGAGTAA
- the pgi gene encoding glucose-6-phosphate isomerase, translating into MLKNINPTQTQAWKALTAHFESAQDMDLKTLFAEDAQRFTEFSAQFGSDILVDYSKNLINKETMEHLFALANETELKSAIDAMFSGEAINKTEGRAVLHTALRNRSNTPVVVDGKDVMPAVNAVLEKMKAFTDRVVGGEWKGYTGKAITDVVNIGIGGSDLGPYMVTEALAPYTNHLNLHFVSNVDGTHIVETLKKVNPETTLFLVASKTFTTQETMTNAHSARDWFLEAAGDDAHVAKHFAALSTNAKSVSEFGIDTDNMFEFWDWVGGRYSLCSAIGLSIALAVGFENFIELLEGTHEMDTHFATASFENNLPVILAVIGIWYNNFHGAESEAILPYDQYMHRFAAYFQQGNMESNGKCVDRNGDQVDYQTGPIIWGEPGTNGQHAFYQLIHQGTKLIPCDFIAPALSHNPAGDHHQKLMSNFFAQTEALAFGKSKEQVEAEFAAAGKSAEEVADLVSFKVFEGNRPTNSILVKQITPRTLGNLLAMYEHKIFVQGIIWNVFSFDQWGVELGKQLANQILPELADGEAVSSHDSSTNGLINAFKAFKA; encoded by the coding sequence ATGTTAAAAAATATTAATCCAACGCAAACACAAGCTTGGAAAGCGTTAACGGCACATTTTGAATCTGCACAAGATATGGATCTAAAAACACTGTTTGCGGAAGATGCACAGCGTTTTACAGAGTTCTCAGCTCAATTCGGCTCTGATATTTTAGTCGATTACTCTAAGAACTTGATCAACAAAGAAACCATGGAGCACTTGTTTGCATTAGCGAACGAGACAGAATTAAAGTCAGCGATTGACGCTATGTTCTCTGGTGAAGCAATCAATAAAACTGAAGGCCGTGCGGTACTTCATACTGCACTGCGTAATCGCAGTAATACACCCGTTGTTGTTGATGGCAAAGATGTGATGCCTGCAGTTAACGCTGTGCTTGAAAAAATGAAAGCATTCACCGATCGTGTCGTTGGCGGTGAGTGGAAAGGCTACACAGGCAAAGCCATTACTGATGTTGTGAATATCGGTATCGGTGGTTCAGATCTTGGCCCCTACATGGTGACTGAAGCGCTAGCACCTTATACGAATCACTTGAACCTTCACTTTGTGTCTAACGTCGATGGTACACACATTGTTGAAACATTGAAAAAAGTGAACCCAGAAACAACGTTGTTTTTAGTGGCGTCTAAAACGTTCACGACTCAAGAAACAATGACCAATGCGCACTCAGCACGTGATTGGTTTCTTGAAGCTGCGGGTGATGATGCTCACGTGGCAAAACACTTTGCGGCACTTTCGACCAATGCTAAATCTGTATCGGAATTTGGTATTGATACTGACAACATGTTCGAATTCTGGGACTGGGTTGGCGGTCGTTACTCTTTGTGTTCAGCGATTGGTTTGTCTATCGCACTTGCTGTGGGCTTTGAAAACTTCATTGAGTTGTTAGAAGGTACACACGAAATGGACACCCATTTCGCGACGGCTTCTTTTGAAAACAACCTACCGGTTATCCTTGCGGTCATTGGTATCTGGTATAACAACTTCCATGGCGCTGAATCTGAAGCTATTTTGCCATACGATCAATACATGCATCGTTTTGCTGCGTATTTCCAGCAAGGCAACATGGAATCAAATGGTAAGTGTGTCGATCGTAACGGCGATCAAGTGGACTACCAAACTGGCCCAATCATTTGGGGTGAACCAGGAACAAATGGTCAACATGCCTTTTATCAGCTCATTCACCAAGGAACCAAGCTGATCCCTTGTGATTTTATCGCTCCAGCACTAAGTCATAACCCTGCTGGCGATCATCATCAAAAATTGATGTCTAATTTCTTTGCTCAAACAGAAGCATTGGCGTTTGGTAAGAGTAAAGAGCAAGTTGAAGCTGAGTTTGCTGCTGCGGGAAAAAGCGCTGAAGAAGTTGCAGATCTTGTTTCATTCAAAGTATTCGAAGGCAACCGCCCGACAAACTCAATCTTAGTTAAGCAGATCACTCCGCGTACTTTGGGTAACTTGCTAGCAATGTACGAACATAAGATTTTTGTTCAAGGCATCATCTGGAATGTATTTAGCTTTGATCAGTGGGGCGTAGAACTCGGTAAGCAGCTAGCAAACCAGATTTTACCTGAACTTGCTGACGGCGAAGCGGTATCTTCCCATGACAGCTCGACCAACGGCCTAATTAACGCATTCAAAGCGTTTAAAGCATAG
- a CDS encoding secondary thiamine-phosphate synthase enzyme YjbQ, with product MWHQDKLTFTSRKRGFHLISDEIEQQLPQIKQYSVGILHLFIQHTSASLTINENADPTVRHDLEKHFNQFVPERAPYYKHTYEGDDDMPAHIKASILGNSVTIPIRQGRLALGTWQGIYLGEHRDHGGPRSIIATIQGE from the coding sequence ATGTGGCATCAAGACAAACTTACGTTCACAAGCCGAAAGCGCGGCTTTCATCTCATATCTGATGAAATTGAACAACAATTACCACAAATAAAGCAATATTCAGTAGGTATATTACACCTTTTTATCCAGCATACTTCAGCCAGCCTTACGATCAATGAAAATGCAGATCCTACGGTTCGTCATGATTTAGAGAAACACTTTAATCAGTTCGTTCCAGAGCGAGCCCCCTACTATAAACACACATATGAAGGCGACGATGATATGCCAGCTCATATAAAAGCATCAATACTCGGAAACAGTGTGACAATTCCAATCAGACAAGGTCGATTAGCTTTAGGTACATGGCAAGGTATTTACTTAGGAGAGCATCGAGATCATGGTGGGCCAAGAAGTATCATAGCCACTATTCAAGGCGAATAA
- a CDS encoding BamA/TamA family outer membrane protein: MSAFFTSVGVNARDDWTLWIPETAAVPFAFSTQTLGLTVGAAGIIKGIGQPNTGLVLSGLVSDKGSSITFLSYNNLQVGNSWLLGFDTYNGKYAGYDYFIGNLGGNDSSFDDKIKTDGEEARYNFTMRYILPWGSASDDRALAAMNPNRSIEGSTPASSGITTLKIQPFYHRRTLDAPEADHIPESTAGIRIGLDWDNRNDVRNPTLGSRFQVDLTHSPSTSDGTTWSTIELEHSNYFDLGEWQGVFQEQVVALDMYLADTPTWNDCDNGLCQRPPEYAGVTLGGLYRLRGYSGERFHGRSAVHYSAEYRVLPEWQPLGSLPVFNWYDVPWWQWVAFVDVGRVADEFNIKTLHTDLKWNVGAGVRFQVEGIVVRTEMAVGGEEGLFSVMVNQPF; the protein is encoded by the coding sequence ATGAGTGCCTTTTTTACATCTGTAGGCGTGAACGCTCGAGATGATTGGACGTTATGGATTCCAGAAACAGCGGCGGTGCCATTTGCCTTCTCAACCCAGACTTTAGGTCTAACGGTTGGTGCTGCCGGTATCATTAAAGGCATAGGTCAGCCTAATACAGGATTGGTTCTTTCAGGCTTGGTGTCGGATAAAGGAAGTAGCATCACTTTCCTTAGTTACAATAACCTACAAGTCGGTAACTCTTGGTTACTGGGTTTTGATACCTATAACGGTAAATACGCTGGATACGATTACTTTATTGGTAACTTAGGTGGTAATGATTCTTCGTTTGATGACAAGATAAAAACGGATGGTGAAGAAGCTCGCTATAACTTCACGATGCGCTATATCTTACCCTGGGGCTCTGCTTCTGATGATCGAGCTCTTGCTGCAATGAATCCAAACCGTTCAATTGAAGGCTCAACTCCAGCCAGCAGCGGCATTACTACTCTAAAGATTCAACCTTTTTACCATCGTCGTACTCTGGATGCTCCTGAAGCTGATCATATACCAGAATCGACGGCTGGCATTCGTATTGGATTGGACTGGGATAACCGCAACGATGTACGAAACCCTACATTAGGGTCTCGATTTCAAGTGGACTTAACCCATTCACCGTCAACCAGTGATGGTACTACGTGGAGTACTATTGAGCTGGAACACAGCAATTACTTTGACCTAGGTGAATGGCAAGGTGTATTTCAAGAACAAGTAGTGGCACTTGATATGTACCTAGCGGATACGCCAACCTGGAACGATTGTGATAATGGGCTTTGCCAGCGTCCTCCAGAATATGCAGGCGTTACCCTTGGTGGTTTGTATCGACTACGTGGTTATTCAGGTGAACGCTTCCATGGTCGTTCAGCGGTGCATTATAGTGCTGAATATCGGGTATTACCGGAGTGGCAACCGTTGGGTTCACTGCCCGTCTTTAATTGGTACGATGTGCCCTGGTGGCAGTGGGTCGCCTTTGTTGATGTAGGCCGAGTGGCTGATGAATTTAATATAAAAACCCTGCACACCGACCTAAAATGGAATGTTGGGGCTGGTGTGCGTTTTCAAGTCGAGGGCATTGTTGTTCGCACTGAAATGGCCGTCGGCGGAGAAGAGGGATTGTTCAGCGTTATGGTTAACCAGCCGTTTTAA